In Mercurialis annua linkage group LG5, ddMerAnnu1.2, whole genome shotgun sequence, a single genomic region encodes these proteins:
- the LOC126681256 gene encoding uncharacterized protein LOC126681256, translating into MAATATVALSIIPSCSSSSSATANAASLSSSYSFFTGGTHHLWSHKKLSSLALTSSSPKFRTKASNSNNRYGPEISASGDYYATLGIPKSASTKEIKAAYRKLARQYHPDVNKEPGATDKFKEISAAYEVLSDDSKRAMYDRYGEAGVKSAVGGGSSAYATNPFDLFETFFGSSMGGFPGVETGFGTRRRSTVTKGQDLRYDITLEFSEAIFGAEKDFDLSHLETCEVCAGTGAKIGSKMRVCSTCGGRGQVMRTEQTPFGMFSQVSVCPTCSGEGEVISEYCRKCSGEGRTRIRKNIKVKVPPGVSTGSILRVAGEGDAGPRGGPPGDLYVYLDVEEMSGIQRDGINLNSTISISYLDAILGAVVKVKTVEGTSELQIPAGTQPGDVLVLSKKGAPKLNKPSIRGDHLFSIKVTIPNRTSAKERELLEELASLNNTTNTRSRTRTITQPASKTRETPLVETVEEKKTEEAEDENDVWKKVKDFAGSIADGAMKWFKDNL; encoded by the exons ATGGCAGCCACTGCCACTGTTGCTCTCTCTATTATCccttcttgttcttcttcatcttctgcTACTGCAAATGCAGCTTCATTATCTTCTTCCTATTCCTTCTTTACAGGTGGCACCCACCACCTCTGGTCCCACAAGAAATTATCTTCTCTAGCTTTAACATCTTCATCTCCCAAGTTCAGGACCAAGGCTTCCAATTCTAATAATCGGTATGGACCTGAAATTTCTGCTTCTGGGGATTATTATGCTACTCTTGGTATCCCTAAATCTGCCTCCACTAAGGAAATTAAAGCTGCTTATCGTAAGTTAGCTCGTCAG TATCACCCAGATGTTAACAAGGAACCTGGAGCAACTGACAAGTTCAAGGAGATAAGTGCTGCTTATGAG GTGTTATCCGATGATAGCAAACGAGCCATGTATGATCGCTATGGTGAAGCTGGAGTTAAGAGTGCCGTAGGCGGGGGATCGAGTGCTTATGCG ACTAATCCTTTTGATCTGTTTGAGACATTCTTTGGATCAAGCATGGGTGGTTTTCCTGGCGTGGAAACTGGGTTTGGGACACGCCGTCGTAGTACTGTTACTAAGGGTCAAGATTTACG TTATGACATCACTTTAGAATTTTCGGAGGCTATATTTGGAGCTGAGAAAGATTTTGATCTTTCTCATTTGGAAACGTGTGAAGTTTGCGCCGGCACTGGAGCAAAGATAGGTTCCAAGATGAGAGTATGCTCAACTTGTGGTGGCAGGGGTCAAGTAATGAGAACTGAGCAGACACCCTTTGGCATGTTCTCACAG GTGTCTGTTTGTCCAACTTGTAGTGGAGAAGGTGAAGTGATTTCTGAATACTGTCGAAAATGCTCTGGGGAAGGGCGAACACGTATTAGGAAAAATATTAAAGTCAAAGTCCCTCCTGGAGTTAGCACAGGCAGTATACTTAGAGTGGCTGGAGAAGGGGATGCTGGACCAAGAGG TGGTCCCCCAGGAGATCTTTATGTGTATCTTGATGTTGAAGAAATGAGTGGAATCCAAAGAGATGGCATAAATCTCAACTCAACAATATCCATCAGTTATCTCGATGCAATTTTGGGAGCTGTTGTCAAG GTAAAGACAGTTGAAGGGACAAGTGAACTACAGATTCCAGCAGGTACGCAGCCTGGAGATGTACTAGTCCTGTCAAAGAAAGGTGCACCTAAACTGAATAAACCATCTATACGTGGTGATCACTTATTTTCTATTAAAGTGACCATACCAAATAGAACAAG TGCCAAAGAGCGTGAATTACTTGAAGAACTTGCTTCTCTGAATAATACCACCAACACTAGATCACGAACGCGCACCATAACTCAACCTGCAA GTAAAACCAGAGAAACACCCCTAGTGGAAACTGTTGAGGAGAAAAAAACCGAGGAAGCAGAGGATGAAAATGACGTATGGAAGAAAGTAAAAGATTTTGCAGG GTCCATCGCAGATGGTGCTATGAAATGGTTCAAAGACAACCTCTAA